The genomic region AAATACACACAAGCCGTTTCATCTGTCGCAATACATATTCCGTGGGATAAGGTAGATGATTGGAAAGAACTTAAAGAATACGCTGAAAATCATGGATTGAAGATAGGAAGTGTCAATCCAAATTTATTTCAAGACGAGGACTACAAATTTGGGAGTCTTACCAGTTTGAATGAAGAAGTAAGGCAAAAGGCTATAGATCACGTGTTGGAATGTGTAGATATAATGAAAAAGGTGGACTCTAAAGTACTTTCTTTATGGCTTCCGGATGGCACGGATTACCCTGGACAAGGAGATTTTGCAAAAAGACACATGTTGCTTCTTGAGTCTCTTAAAAAAGTATATGATGCTCTTGATGAAGATATGACGTTGCTAATAGAGTACAAATTTTTCGAACCGGCATTTTATCACATGGATACATCCGATTGGGGCACAGCTTATGCCTTAGCAAAAGATCTTGGAGACAAAGCAAAGGTGATAATCGATCTTGGACACCATGCTCAAGGTACGAATATTGAATATATAGTATCTATTTTATCATCGAGAGGAAAACTTGGAGGATTCCACTTCAATTCACGAAAATATGCAGATGACGATCTTACAGTTGGCTCTATGAACCTGTATGAACTTTTCTTGATCTTCGTAGAGTTGAATAAATTCTTTGATCTTTCCTCAAATTTGAAGCCAGCTCTCGTGATAGATCAAAGCGCTGCCATGAAACCAAAAATTCAAGCTATGATCCAATCAGTTGAAAGTCTTCAAATTTCTTATTTGAAATCATTACTTGTTGATAGAGAAGCATTGTCAGAGTCGCAGAAGCGTAATGATGTTGTTTCAGCGGAGGAAATCATAAAAAACGCCTTTTTAACGGATGTAAGATCTACCCTTAGGAAAATGCGTAAAGAGATTGGAATAAATCCAAGTCCACTTGAGACATTTATAAAAAGTGGGTATGAAAAAAAGATAGCAAGAGAGAGAGGCTGATTGCTAAGAAGCTTTAATTAAGATACATAAAAATGCCACGATAGTCGTTGGTAGTTGAGAAAAAAGAAAATGTATTCTTTCAGGTTAAGGTGAGAAAGTCCTTTCTTTTAGGAAAGTCAAACATGATAACAAAGAGTCCTGTGAGAAGGGAGAGATAATTTTTAATATCACCGATGAAGGTTTTCCAATTATACAAAAGAAGACTACATTTTACGAGATTTGATGGTGAGAGAAAAAAGGAAATTCAAAAAGGTTAATTTTTTTTAAATTCCAAGCTCTCCTAATTTTTTCGAGAATAAAACGTGTATTTTTTAGAAAACAAAAAATATTTCTTTACTCTTATGCACGTGAAATAATTTAAGCAGTATAAAAGTGTGGTTTGAGTTCTTGGTCAAACTGAGCGGGACGTATATTGCGAGAAGCGAGAAAAAGTGCCTCCCACTTTGTTCTTTCATATCTCATCTGGCGTTTTCATACATTTTGATAAAAGACTTTAAAAAGAAAGCGGGGATAAAAGACAAAAACGAGTCACACTCATCTATTTTCTATGCATGAGCACCTTGTTTCTTTAACACATTGTACGTTTTTCAACCTGCTTTTTAGATACCAGCTCGGTGGCCGGCATGATGATAAAGTCAAATACTCTAATTTAATGGGCTCGCACGTTCTGATATGGTTTCGGGGAAGAAAATAAAAAATTCCACATAAGATAGTGTTTTTTTACACTCTCTGACTAACTTCTTAAACTCGACACGCATTGAGGGTTCCTTTATTTCACCTATGAAAATGGCCTCATAGATAAAGGATTGAAAAAATATAATGTTATGATTAAGGACCTTTACGTTACAAATCGAAAAACGATAATGATCGTGAAGGGAGGAAGAAGCAAATGAAACGGTATCAACTTTTTATCAATGGAAAGTTTTCTAATGCAAGTTCTGGAGAGACGTTTAAGGTTATCAATCCTTCTACTGAAGAAGCGGTTTCTGAGGTGCCACAAGGAACGGTAGAAGATACACGTAAAGCGATCGATGCGGCGTATGAAGCACAAAAAGGATGGGCAAAATTGCCGGCGGTTGAACGAGCAAAGTATCTGAGAAAAATTGCTGACGGAATACGAAAAAACTCCGATATGCTTGTTACCACTCTTGTTGAAGAACAAGGAAAAACGAAATCTTTGGCACGCATCGAAGTTGATTTTACGGCGGACTACATGGATTACATGGCCGAATGGGCAAGAAGAATTGAGGGAGAAGTAATTCAAAGCGACAGACCAAATGAAAACATCCTGCTTTACAAAATGCCAATAGGCGTCGTTGCCGGAATACTGCCATGGAATTTCCCGTTTTTCTTAATTGCAAGAAAGATGGCTCCCGCTCTCGTAACTGGTAACACCATAGTGATAAAACCAAGTTCAGATACGCCTAACAACGCTTTTGAATTCGCGAAAATCGTTGCAGAGTCAGAACTTCCCAAAGGCGTGTTTAATCTTGTAACCGGCAAAGGTTCTGTAGTGGGAAATGAATTATCAAGCAACCCGAAAGTGGACATGGTAAGCTTCACAGGCAGCGTAGAAGCCGGAATGAAGATAATGGAAGCGGCGGCAAAAACGGTTAAAAAGGTGTCGCTCGAGCTTGGAGGAAAAGCCCCGGCTATCGTGATGGATGACGCAGATATAGACTTGGCCGTCAAATCAATAAGGGATTCGAGAATACCAAACACTGGACAGATATGTAATTGTGCTGAAAGGGTGTACGTGCATGAAAAGATCGCAGATGAGTTCATATCAAAAATGACGGAAGCGATGAAGAACAGCACTTACGGTGATCCCATGAAAGAAGATGTGGACATGGGGCCACTTATAAACGCCCAGGCAAGGGAAAGGGTAGATGGAATGGTAAAACATGCCGTCGAAGAAGGAGCAGAGCTCGTTATTGGTGGAAGAGATGACAAATACGAAAAAGGATTTTTCTACAAACCAACTGTTTTGATCAACTGTAAGCAGGAAATGGAGATCATGCACAAAGAGATATTTGGGCCAGTTTTGCCGATCATGAAGTTCAAAAATTTGGACGAAGCGATAGAACTCGCTAACGATTGTGATTACGGTCTTACCTCCTCTATATACACGCAAAACCTGGATGTTGCGATGAGGGCTGCCAACGAAATAAAATTTGGTGAAACATATGTGAATCGCGAAAATTTCGAAGCCATGCAAGGATTCCACGCAGGTTGGAGAAAGTCCGGAATAGGTGGTGATGATGGCAAGCATGGTGTAGAAGAATTCCTTAACACCCACGTGATTTACATTCAGTACGATCAAGAAAAGAAGTAAAAATGGAAATAAAGTTAAGATATGGAAGAAAATACAAAACACTTGAAATACCAACCAAAAATGTAAAAGTGCTTACAAAAAAAGATGTCATTCCTCTTCAAGATACTGAAGCGGCAATAGCAAAGGCACTGGCGGAACCAATAGGAACCCCTCCCCTTTTTGAAATAGCTAAGGATAAGGAAAATTGTTGCATACTCGTTTCTGACACCACTCGGCCTGTGCCGAATGGTGTCATACTTCCTTCGATGATAGATACTTTAAGACAAGCTGGAATCCCCTCAAATAAGATAACCATTTTGATAGCCACCGGTTCTCACGATGCAGTTCCTGAAAATCTCCTTGAAGAATTGCTTGGAAGGAGAGTCTTACAAAGTGGCGTGAAGATCATAAGTCACGACGCTTATAATCCCTCTGAGTTGGTAGATATGGGATTGGCAGCTCATAATTGCCCAGCCATTGTGAATAAAATATACGTCAATGCTGATCTGAAGATATGTACAGGATTGATTGAACCGCACTTTATGGCAGGATACTCTGGCGGCCGAAAGTCGATATGTCCTGGGATAGTGGGTATTGAAACCCTAAAAGTATTTCATGGCGTAGAGGCGATGGGGCATCCTCTTTCAAAAAGTTGTTCGTTAAAAGGCAATCCCGTACATGAAATAGCTGAAAGCGTTGCTAAGATTGCCAGATGTGATTTCATGCTAAACGTGACGCTAAACGATAAAAGGGAAATTACCGGCGTGTTTTCGGGGGATATATTCGAAGCTCATTACGCTGGATGTGATTTCGTGAAAAAAAATTCCGTCGTAGAAATAAGCGAACCAGCCGATGTGGTTATAACCTCCAACGGAGGTTATCCTTTGGATCAGAATTATTATCAAACGGTGAAAGGTCTGGTGGAAGCCTCAGAAATTTTGAAACCAGATGGTGTTATAGTAATGGCTTCCAAATGTGAATATGGACTTGGAAAAAATGACTTTAAAGAACTCTTGGAAGAACTTAGAGGAAAAAGCATTGAGCAATTTTTAAAAGATCATAACACTTCTCAAACTTTTAAAAGCGATCAGTGGGAGGTTCAGAAACTCACGCAAGTACTGGAGAAAACGAAAAATATTTTTCTCTTATCCGATCTGAAAGATGAAGAATATCCTCTGACATTTGCAAAGAAAATTGAAACACTCGAAGAGGGAGTTCAGAAGGCAAAGCAGATCGTAGGAAATAACGCCAACATGGTAGTTATTCCTGAGGGCCCTTATGTTGTCGGAAGACTTAGGGTAAATAATTCTTAACTATGACTCTCAACCTGTGCGTCAATATTACAAAGTATTTCAAAAAAGGATTAAACCTCACCATCGAAGTACTTGCCAGAACATATGAGTTCTCCGTCTGAAGGTTCGAAATATGAGGTTGAGAGGCACAGGACGTGCCGAGAAAGCGAAGCACTCATGGACGAGTGTCTGAGCGTGCCTCATATTTTGAATTAGGAAGACGGAAAGAAGAGCGAATCCGTTCTGACAGGACTTCGAAAAAATTGCCTTGATCGCTTGGAAAGCGAGTTTTAAATCAAAAAGCGTTGTCAAATGTTGCTTAGTTGTTTACATGTTTTCATAGAGAATTTTTGTAATATCTCTTCTAGTACCTTTCGCAATATTCATGCACAACATGAGTATGATTTACATTACTTAAGGGAATCAACAATAAAATGCGAACCGCTTTTAGTAAAGGAGAAAATCGTATCACAACAAGGATTGGATAGTATATAATTTTCTTCAAAGTTTTTTGGTGCGTTGAAGGTTAATTCAATAGCAGGATAATACATTTTCAAAGCTTGAAAAGCCATCTTTTCAAACTCCCCCTTGACTCCATCTCACTTAGAGGAAGGGGGAGTTTGAAAAAAATAGAACGTGGAGGTGGTCTGCTTTTTTCAGAGAAAAAGCTTACTTGATCACGCTAACGGTATCACTATCATAATTTGTGACGTATATTTTGGATGACACATAATTAACGGCCACTCCATGAGGCGTATTTCCAACTTTTATTTGAGATATTATGGAATCATTGGCTCCATTCATAACCAAAACTTCGTTGTCGCCCCAAAGTGCAATGTAAATTGTGTTTGTTTTTTGATTGATGCCAATGCCAGACGTACCATTGCCCACAAAAGCCGTCTTTATCACAGAATTGTTGTCTCCGTTTATCACGCTGATGGAGTTATCGTTGGAATTTGAAACGTATATCTTGTTTGTTTTTACGTTGATGTTCAAATTCGCGGGTTTGTTGCCAACGGTTATGGTTGCCACGATGGTTTTATTTGAACAATCTACGACGTTAACTTTGTTGGATGAAAAGCTTGCAACATACAACTTATTCGTTATTGAATTTATTTTCACTCCATATGGGCCGTTTCCAACCACTATGGTTGCGGAAACGGAATTACTCGCTCCGTCTATAACACTTACGTTATTGGAGCCCAAATTCGCAACGTATATCTTTTTTGTAGTCGGATTGACGGTTATACCAATAGGATTCACACCAACTTTTATGGTCGCTACGACCTTGTTTGAATTACCATCGATAACGCTTACAGAGTCATCGTAGTA from Mesoaciditoga lauensis cd-1655R = DSM 25116 harbors:
- the rhaI gene encoding L-rhamnose isomerase, yielding MDRDILKQKLKTFKVEVPSWGFSDSGTRFKVFHIPGAARNIFERIDDAAQVNKYTQAVSSVAIHIPWDKVDDWKELKEYAENHGLKIGSVNPNLFQDEDYKFGSLTSLNEEVRQKAIDHVLECVDIMKKVDSKVLSLWLPDGTDYPGQGDFAKRHMLLLESLKKVYDALDEDMTLLIEYKFFEPAFYHMDTSDWGTAYALAKDLGDKAKVIIDLGHHAQGTNIEYIVSILSSRGKLGGFHFNSRKYADDDLTVGSMNLYELFLIFVELNKFFDLSSNLKPALVIDQSAAMKPKIQAMIQSVESLQISYLKSLLVDREALSESQKRNDVVSAEEIIKNAFLTDVRSTLRKMRKEIGINPSPLETFIKSGYEKKIARERG
- the aldA gene encoding aldehyde dehydrogenase encodes the protein MKRYQLFINGKFSNASSGETFKVINPSTEEAVSEVPQGTVEDTRKAIDAAYEAQKGWAKLPAVERAKYLRKIADGIRKNSDMLVTTLVEEQGKTKSLARIEVDFTADYMDYMAEWARRIEGEVIQSDRPNENILLYKMPIGVVAGILPWNFPFFLIARKMAPALVTGNTIVIKPSSDTPNNAFEFAKIVAESELPKGVFNLVTGKGSVVGNELSSNPKVDMVSFTGSVEAGMKIMEAAAKTVKKVSLELGGKAPAIVMDDADIDLAVKSIRDSRIPNTGQICNCAERVYVHEKIADEFISKMTEAMKNSTYGDPMKEDVDMGPLINAQARERVDGMVKHAVEEGAELVIGGRDDKYEKGFFYKPTVLINCKQEMEIMHKEIFGPVLPIMKFKNLDEAIELANDCDYGLTSSIYTQNLDVAMRAANEIKFGETYVNRENFEAMQGFHAGWRKSGIGGDDGKHGVEEFLNTHVIYIQYDQEKK
- the larA gene encoding nickel-dependent lactate racemase, with translation MEIKLRYGRKYKTLEIPTKNVKVLTKKDVIPLQDTEAAIAKALAEPIGTPPLFEIAKDKENCCILVSDTTRPVPNGVILPSMIDTLRQAGIPSNKITILIATGSHDAVPENLLEELLGRRVLQSGVKIISHDAYNPSELVDMGLAAHNCPAIVNKIYVNADLKICTGLIEPHFMAGYSGGRKSICPGIVGIETLKVFHGVEAMGHPLSKSCSLKGNPVHEIAESVAKIARCDFMLNVTLNDKREITGVFSGDIFEAHYAGCDFVKKNSVVEISEPADVVITSNGGYPLDQNYYQTVKGLVEASEILKPDGVIVMASKCEYGLGKNDFKELLEELRGKSIEQFLKDHNTSQTFKSDQWEVQKLTQVLEKTKNIFLLSDLKDEEYPLTFAKKIETLEEGVQKAKQIVGNNANMVVIPEGPYVVGRLRVNNS
- a CDS encoding YncE family protein, with the translated sequence MREYRLIALIVSISFLAIILSGCFPIKIITYSISGHVKDTLGNPLSDVTISFDHGYAAVTTEASTGYWEKKGLSGTVTVVPSKDGWAFTPLERFVSATANNIDFTGTFTRKVFKTINVGKSPRFPAVNEKSNMVYVPNFDDNSVSVIDGSTDQVSTTINVGSRPQQAAVNVPLNKIYVTNYYDDSVSVIDGNSNKVVATIKVGVNPIGITVNPTTKKIYVANLGSNNVSVIDGASNSVSATIVVGNGPYGVKINSITNKLYVASFSSNKVNVVDCSNKTIVATITVGNKPANLNINVKTNKIYVSNSNDNSISVINGDNNSVIKTAFVGNGTSGIGINQKTNTIYIALWGDNEVLVMNGANDSIISQIKVGNTPHGVAVNYVSSKIYVTNYDSDTVSVIK